One window of Candidatus Leptovillus gracilis genomic DNA carries:
- a CDS encoding GAF domain-containing protein: MTKELTYEQYKQLVEEQAQGLLNFLAFAASGDLNQEIEVPEGIDVFTDLAIGLSYLIDDLRVLVERERQAQVVLEQRVAERTRDLENALAEVRAVQRRYVEREWSAYAADAVIGDALFPETWAPMVETAVLQQQTTLHSNGETALAVPVRYADEVIGLMGFGSDTDEVNWDESDFTAVETIMEQVGFALENQRLFDQTQAALAEAGEQAERLTLLNQIAQVISQTLDRGEMLDAVYQQIKLVLEIDTFHIGLYDAANNTIHYPVLYEGGERQVGTTLPLYPESNSYKVIQTGEALLRHLAEEEVTQLKAKTPHILFGETDDVTASLLFAPLRVGERMLGIISVQSYKFNTYGQEDLQLLTGIAGYIAVALENASLFARTRQRAATLQTLAEIETALSLAETEDEILGAIINHIPHENVATASLSYFHTANETALDGDTPLSLVSLWTFGAFMPELINQYHSIRLDQFATTELWQENAYAPTLVMDILADNRVTPRIIEEANRLGGWRSIVQMPLRSGGLWQGIITFNWLEPQEFSEDDEFLFNRLMEPVAAVIASRRAQLAQQEALTETEGLYTAGAELNAAQTFDDVLAVIRRHTVAGQNAQIVSLNYFDRPWTEQELPEWIEVVANYNELPADTVLSRYPLAAFPSAQTMLRPDAATAVDDIATTPNLDEMSRALYTQHFGAKSTIFVPLVVGGRWVGYINAIYQQATQFSEKDVRRLMALAGQSAVAIQNIRQLQQTARKAEREQMLREIAARVRSSADVDTIMKTAVQEIGQALGRRTFIYLGNEPDPNTPSPSKTKDGA; this comes from the coding sequence ATGACAAAAGAGTTAACCTACGAGCAGTATAAACAGTTGGTAGAAGAACAGGCACAAGGTCTGCTGAACTTCCTGGCTTTTGCCGCTTCTGGTGATCTAAACCAAGAGATCGAAGTCCCGGAAGGAATTGACGTTTTCACGGATCTCGCCATTGGTCTGAGTTACCTCATTGACGATCTGCGCGTTCTGGTGGAACGCGAACGTCAGGCGCAGGTGGTTTTGGAACAGCGTGTGGCGGAACGTACACGAGATCTGGAAAACGCTCTGGCAGAGGTCCGCGCTGTGCAGCGCCGCTATGTTGAACGGGAGTGGTCCGCTTATGCCGCCGACGCGGTGATTGGCGATGCGCTGTTCCCGGAAACGTGGGCGCCGATGGTGGAAACGGCCGTTCTGCAGCAGCAAACCACGCTGCACAGCAATGGCGAGACGGCCCTGGCTGTGCCCGTGCGCTACGCCGATGAAGTGATTGGCTTGATGGGCTTTGGCAGCGATACCGATGAAGTGAATTGGGACGAAAGTGACTTTACGGCCGTTGAAACCATCATGGAACAGGTTGGTTTTGCCCTGGAAAACCAGCGCCTCTTCGACCAAACCCAGGCCGCTCTGGCCGAAGCGGGCGAACAAGCCGAGCGCCTGACCCTGCTCAATCAAATCGCCCAGGTAATTTCGCAAACGCTGGACCGTGGCGAAATGCTCGACGCGGTCTACCAGCAAATCAAGCTCGTCCTGGAAATTGACACCTTCCACATCGGCCTGTACGACGCCGCTAACAACACCATCCATTACCCAGTTTTGTACGAAGGCGGTGAGCGGCAGGTAGGAACCACTCTCCCCTTATACCCAGAAAGCAACAGCTATAAGGTGATACAAACAGGCGAGGCGCTACTGCGACACCTTGCCGAAGAAGAAGTGACTCAACTTAAAGCAAAGACCCCCCACATCCTGTTTGGCGAGACGGATGACGTCACTGCCTCGCTGCTTTTTGCCCCGTTGCGCGTCGGTGAGCGTATGCTGGGTATCATTTCTGTGCAAAGCTATAAATTCAACACTTACGGTCAGGAGGATCTACAGCTTCTCACTGGTATTGCCGGTTACATCGCTGTCGCTCTGGAAAATGCCAGCCTCTTCGCCAGAACAAGACAACGCGCCGCCACCCTGCAAACGTTGGCGGAAATTGAGACAGCGCTATCCCTGGCCGAGACAGAAGATGAGATTCTTGGAGCGATCATCAATCATATACCCCATGAGAACGTCGCCACCGCTTCGCTTTCCTACTTTCATACGGCAAATGAAACAGCGCTGGATGGTGATACGCCGCTCTCCCTGGTCAGTTTGTGGACCTTCGGCGCATTTATGCCGGAACTTATCAATCAATACCACAGTATCCGCCTGGATCAATTTGCTACCACAGAGTTGTGGCAAGAAAACGCCTACGCACCTACTCTGGTCATGGACATTCTTGCAGACAACCGGGTTACACCGCGCATAATAGAAGAAGCCAACCGATTAGGAGGTTGGCGCAGTATCGTGCAGATGCCACTGCGTAGTGGCGGTTTGTGGCAAGGCATTATCACATTCAACTGGCTTGAACCGCAAGAATTTAGCGAAGATGACGAGTTTCTGTTTAACCGATTGATGGAACCTGTAGCGGCCGTTATTGCCTCCCGACGCGCCCAACTGGCCCAGCAGGAAGCCCTCACTGAAACGGAAGGGCTGTATACAGCTGGCGCTGAGTTGAACGCCGCCCAAACCTTCGACGACGTGTTGGCGGTCATTCGCCGCCATACGGTAGCCGGACAAAACGCGCAAATCGTCAGCCTGAACTATTTCGACCGCCCGTGGACGGAGCAAGAACTACCGGAATGGATTGAGGTGGTTGCCAATTATAACGAACTGCCGGCCGATACCGTGTTGAGTCGCTATCCGCTGGCGGCTTTTCCGTCAGCTCAAACCATGCTGCGACCGGATGCCGCTACGGCCGTTGATGACATTGCGACCACGCCCAACCTGGATGAAATGTCGCGTGCGTTATACACACAGCATTTTGGCGCAAAGTCTACTATCTTTGTGCCGCTGGTAGTTGGCGGACGGTGGGTGGGCTATATCAATGCCATTTACCAGCAGGCCACACAATTTTCGGAAAAAGATGTGCGGCGGCTGATGGCTCTGGCCGGCCAGTCGGCGGTAGCGATCCAAAACATTCGGCAGTTGCAGCAGACGGCGCGTAAGGCAGAGCGCGAACAAATGCTGCGCGAGATTGCTGCCCGGGTGCGCAGTTCGGCCGACGTAGATACCATTATGAAAACGGCCGTACAAGAAATCGGTCAGGCGCTTGGCCGGCGCACCTTCATCTACCTGGGTAATGAACCCGACCCGAACACTCCTTCGCCCAGCAAGACCAAAGACGGAGCGTGA
- a CDS encoding STAS/SEC14 domain-containing protein gives MAHIFQMHANGILHVTLSGDFTEDDLGDYLAQLKSYVEPLSMDERLVSFMDATELENVSPNARRAINDFVSDPRFGKTAVLGKSRFVKVLIDFVMRASGRDHIRYFTDKTTAMDWLSNHN, from the coding sequence ATGGCCCACATTTTTCAAATGCATGCAAACGGCATCCTTCATGTCACGCTAAGCGGTGATTTCACCGAAGATGACTTGGGGGATTACCTGGCGCAGCTAAAATCGTATGTTGAACCATTAAGCATGGACGAACGCCTGGTTTCATTTATGGATGCCACGGAGTTGGAAAACGTTTCCCCCAATGCCCGCCGGGCGATCAATGATTTTGTGAGTGACCCGCGTTTTGGCAAGACGGCCGTACTCGGCAAGAGCCGTTTCGTCAAAGTATTGATTGATTTTGTCATGCGCGCCAGCGGACGAGATCACATCCGTTATTTTACTGATAAAACCACAGCAATGGATTGGCTGAGCAATCATAACTAA